The genomic segment CCACGGTGGGGTGGAACTTGAAGAATGCGGGGAAGTCCAGCAGATCGAAGACGCGATACACGTCGGGCCGCACGCCGGCGATGAGGACGGTGCCGCCGCGTTCGGTCGCCAGGTTGCGGCCGACCAGGAGCAATCCCATGCCGGAGCTGATGATGAACTCGAGGCCCGTGAAGTCGAAGACCAGCGAGGTCTGCCGCCCGGTCAACGCGTTGCGGATG from the Candidatus Tanganyikabacteria bacterium genome contains:
- a CDS encoding STAS domain-containing protein, with amino-acid sequence MALTISRNPYETFMVLAVSGKVDPQNVKDLEDAIRNALTGRQTSLVFDFTGLEFIISSGMGLLLVGRNLATERGGTVLIAGVRPDVYRVFDLLDFPAFFKFHPTVDAAINELLATAG